One stretch of Sinomonas terrae DNA includes these proteins:
- the pdhA gene encoding pyruvate dehydrogenase (acetyl-transferring) E1 component subunit alpha, protein MAGELPTTEFDDIPEELLDELEALAHERTEGHVNMVQLLDEDGRFLNRSHFAERAASLSVDELRALYRDMAMIRRFDAEATALQRQGQLSLWVPVRGQEAAQIGSGRATLPQDYIFPTYREHGVALTRGVELGELLRQFRGVSNGGWDPKENNFHLYTLVLAAQVPHAVGYAMGLQRDASRAAAAGRELPEPAATIAYFGDGASSEGDVHESMVFAASFKAPVVFFCQNNQWAISVPTQVQSRIPLHNRAKGYGFPGLRVDGNDVLAVRAVTEWALERARSGKGPVLIEAYTYRQGAHTTADDPTKYRLTAEEESWLAKDPITRFEKFLRAEGHADEAFFAEVAAEAEALAAKSRRDVLAFEAPSLAAEMQNVYAERHPLVEEELAWHLEYEAGFADADAGADANADTDAAEGGR, encoded by the coding sequence ATGGCAGGAGAACTGCCCACCACGGAGTTCGACGACATCCCCGAGGAATTGCTCGACGAGCTCGAGGCCCTCGCTCACGAGCGCACCGAGGGCCACGTCAACATGGTGCAGCTCCTCGACGAGGACGGGCGCTTCCTCAACCGTTCTCATTTCGCCGAGCGGGCCGCATCGCTGAGCGTCGACGAGCTGCGCGCGCTCTACCGCGACATGGCGATGATCCGACGGTTCGACGCCGAGGCGACGGCGCTCCAGCGCCAGGGCCAGCTCTCGCTGTGGGTTCCGGTCAGAGGTCAGGAGGCGGCGCAGATCGGTTCCGGCCGCGCGACGCTCCCGCAGGACTACATTTTCCCGACCTATCGCGAACATGGCGTCGCGCTGACGCGGGGAGTCGAGCTCGGTGAGCTTCTGCGGCAGTTCCGGGGCGTGTCGAACGGCGGCTGGGACCCGAAGGAGAACAACTTCCACCTCTACACCCTCGTCCTTGCGGCACAGGTGCCGCACGCGGTCGGCTACGCGATGGGCCTTCAGCGCGATGCGTCCCGTGCCGCAGCCGCGGGCCGGGAACTCCCTGAACCCGCAGCTACGATCGCCTACTTCGGCGATGGAGCGAGTTCCGAAGGCGACGTGCACGAGAGCATGGTCTTCGCCGCGAGCTTCAAGGCGCCGGTTGTCTTCTTCTGCCAGAACAACCAGTGGGCTATTTCGGTCCCGACCCAGGTGCAGTCGCGCATACCCCTGCACAACCGCGCGAAGGGCTATGGCTTCCCCGGCCTTCGGGTGGACGGGAATGATGTCCTTGCCGTCCGGGCCGTGACGGAATGGGCCCTGGAACGGGCGCGGAGCGGCAAGGGGCCCGTGCTCATCGAGGCTTACACCTACCGCCAAGGTGCCCACACCACGGCCGATGATCCCACCAAGTATCGGCTCACGGCCGAGGAGGAGTCCTGGCTGGCGAAGGACCCGATCACGCGCTTCGAGAAGTTCCTCCGTGCTGAAGGCCATGCCGACGAGGCCTTCTTCGCCGAGGTTGCAGCCGAAGCGGAAGCGCTGGCAGCCAAGTCCCGCAGGGACGTTCTCGCGTTCGAGGCTCCGAGTCTGGCGGCCGAGATGCAGAACGTCTACGCGGAGCGGCACCCGCTCGTGGAGGAGGAGCTTGCGTGGCACCTCGAGTACGAGGCCGGCTTCGCTGATGCCGATGCCGGTGCTGATGCCAATGCCGATACCGACGCTGCGGAAGGCGGTCGCTGA
- the hisC gene encoding histidinol-phosphate transaminase produces the protein MTSALNSHDGVEAAAVVAAGPEGNTQSPLVVGPRPVVGRLPKYAAGKPPAPVEGLESFKLSSNENPLPPLPAVLEAIAAETAINRYPDPVASSLRARLADFLGVPAEDIVTGGGSLGALNQLLAAFAGQQDDGVQDEVVYAWRSFEAYPISVGLAGAKSVQVPVKDDGRHDLEAMAAALTDRTRVVLLCTPNNPTGPILRTKETEAFIESVPEDVVIVIDEAYQEFVRDPEAVDGLRMYRKYPNVVVLRTFSKAHGLAGLRVGYSISRPEITQHLRVAAVPFAVSSVAERAAIASLDHYGEVVERVQSLVDERDRVTQGLRELGWSVPEAQGNFVWLKLGEATPAFAAEAAARALSVRAFGTEGVRVSIGEVEANSRFLELCRTFTKAPIAS, from the coding sequence ATGACTTCTGCACTCAACAGTCACGACGGCGTCGAAGCAGCCGCCGTCGTCGCAGCCGGCCCCGAGGGCAACACCCAGAGCCCTCTGGTCGTCGGCCCGCGTCCCGTCGTCGGCCGCCTCCCGAAGTATGCAGCTGGAAAGCCGCCGGCTCCCGTTGAAGGGCTGGAGAGCTTCAAGCTGTCCTCCAACGAAAACCCCCTCCCGCCGTTGCCAGCAGTTCTGGAGGCGATCGCCGCCGAAACCGCCATCAACCGCTACCCGGATCCCGTCGCAAGCTCGCTTCGTGCCCGGCTCGCCGACTTCCTCGGTGTCCCGGCCGAGGACATCGTCACCGGCGGAGGAAGCCTCGGGGCGCTCAATCAGCTTCTCGCCGCGTTCGCGGGCCAGCAGGACGACGGCGTCCAGGACGAGGTCGTCTACGCTTGGCGGTCCTTCGAGGCGTACCCGATCTCGGTGGGGCTCGCGGGTGCCAAGAGCGTCCAGGTTCCGGTGAAGGATGACGGCCGCCACGATCTTGAGGCGATGGCGGCAGCGTTGACGGACCGGACACGCGTTGTGCTGCTCTGCACCCCGAACAACCCCACTGGGCCGATCCTGCGAACGAAAGAGACCGAGGCCTTCATCGAGTCGGTCCCGGAGGACGTCGTGATCGTCATCGATGAGGCCTATCAGGAGTTCGTGCGCGATCCGGAGGCCGTCGACGGTCTCCGGATGTACCGCAAGTACCCGAACGTCGTGGTGTTGAGGACCTTCTCGAAGGCCCATGGGCTCGCGGGACTCCGCGTGGGCTACTCGATCTCGCGTCCCGAGATCACCCAGCACCTTCGGGTCGCCGCAGTTCCTTTTGCCGTCTCGTCGGTAGCAGAGCGGGCCGCGATCGCCTCGCTCGACCACTACGGGGAGGTTGTAGAAAGGGTACAAAGCCTGGTGGACGAGCGGGATCGTGTCACGCAAGGGCTCCGCGAGCTCGGATGGTCGGTTCCCGAGGCGCAGGGGAACTTCGTCTGGCTCAAGCTGGGCGAGGCGACCCCGGCCTTTGCCGCGGAAGCCGCTGCCCGAGCCCTCTCTGTGAGGGCGTTCGGGACCGAAGGAGTGAGAGTCAGCATCGGCGAGGTCGAGGCCAATTCTCGCTTCCTCGAGCTCTGTAGGACGTTCACAAAAGCCCCCATCGCTTCCTAG
- a CDS encoding dihydrolipoamide acetyltransferase family protein, giving the protein MSKQIFTLPDVGEGLTEADIVAWKVKPGDTVAINDILCEIETAKSLVELPSPFEGTVLELLAPEHETIEVGSPIIAIGAASDAVPATTAPLSNAPASNARASKAPASKEADDGGSAPSVAAAPSSSSSAASRAPQVPTGETVNAPVPHLNEPGIESGPLVGSGPKADAIRRRPRKQQSTSPSFPLPSASPQQPTSRQQPATPQQPAHPQQPATPQQPAHPQQRTMHPAADPTARAGADAQEASTAVARLLTRVLAKPPVRRIAKELGINLADVPATGARGEVTRADLESYQVQREREIAAAPTFWEPAKKPLDQRIEVVPVRGVRKATAKAMVDSAFTAPHVSIFVDVDASRTMEFVQRLKKSRDFENIKVSPLLILAKAVIWAAARNPSVNSEWVSSQSGDEIHIKHFMNLGIAAATPRGLLVPNIKNAQDLSLKELAVALNDLATTARAGKTKAADMQGGTLTVTNIGALGIDIGTPIINPGEVAIVAFGTIKQKPWVVSGEVIPRWITTLGGSFDHRVVDGDLSARFMADVAAIMEEPALLLD; this is encoded by the coding sequence ATGAGCAAGCAGATCTTCACCCTCCCTGACGTCGGCGAGGGGCTGACCGAGGCAGACATCGTCGCCTGGAAGGTCAAGCCCGGCGATACCGTCGCGATCAACGACATCCTCTGCGAGATCGAGACGGCGAAGAGCCTCGTCGAGCTCCCGAGCCCGTTCGAGGGCACGGTGCTCGAGCTCCTGGCTCCCGAGCACGAGACCATCGAGGTTGGCTCGCCGATCATCGCGATAGGCGCGGCCTCCGATGCGGTCCCTGCAACGACTGCCCCCCTCTCCAACGCCCCGGCCTCCAACGCTCGTGCTTCCAAGGCCCCGGCCTCCAAAGAAGCGGACGACGGCGGGAGCGCACCTAGCGTCGCCGCCGCACCGTCGTCGTCCTCCAGCGCAGCGAGCCGAGCGCCTCAGGTGCCCACGGGAGAGACCGTCAACGCCCCCGTCCCGCACCTCAACGAGCCGGGGATCGAGAGCGGCCCCTTGGTGGGCTCTGGTCCGAAGGCAGACGCCATAAGGCGCCGCCCCCGCAAGCAGCAATCAACGAGTCCGAGCTTCCCGCTCCCTAGCGCCTCCCCCCAGCAGCCGACGTCCCGTCAGCAGCCGGCGACTCCGCAGCAGCCTGCGCACCCCCAGCAGCCGGCGACTCCCCAGCAGCCTGCGCACCCCCAGCAGCGGACCATGCACCCTGCTGCCGATCCGACCGCTCGAGCCGGGGCGGACGCGCAAGAAGCGAGCACCGCCGTCGCCCGCCTGCTGACCCGCGTCCTCGCCAAACCCCCGGTCCGCCGGATAGCGAAGGAACTCGGCATCAACCTCGCCGATGTCCCGGCAACGGGTGCGCGCGGGGAGGTGACCCGCGCGGACCTGGAGTCCTACCAGGTGCAGCGCGAACGTGAGATCGCCGCCGCGCCGACGTTCTGGGAACCTGCGAAGAAGCCGCTGGACCAGCGAATCGAAGTTGTCCCGGTTCGGGGTGTCCGCAAGGCCACGGCGAAGGCGATGGTGGATTCGGCCTTCACAGCGCCGCACGTGAGCATCTTCGTGGATGTGGACGCGTCGCGGACGATGGAGTTCGTTCAGCGGCTCAAGAAGTCGCGCGATTTCGAGAACATCAAGGTCTCCCCGCTGCTCATCCTCGCGAAGGCGGTGATTTGGGCGGCGGCGCGCAATCCGAGCGTGAACTCGGAGTGGGTCAGCTCGCAGAGCGGCGACGAAATCCACATCAAGCACTTCATGAATCTCGGGATCGCTGCTGCGACACCTCGTGGACTACTCGTGCCGAACATCAAGAACGCCCAGGACCTTTCCCTCAAGGAACTGGCGGTCGCGCTCAACGATCTCGCGACAACCGCCCGCGCAGGGAAGACGAAGGCCGCCGACATGCAGGGCGGAACGCTCACGGTCACGAATATCGGTGCTCTCGGCATCGATATCGGCACGCCGATCATCAATCCGGGGGAGGTCGCGATTGTCGCCTTCGGCACGATCAAGCAGAAGCCGTGGGTGGTTTCAGGCGAGGTGATTCCACGCTGGATCACGACCCTCGGCGGCTCGTTCGACCACCGGGTGGTCGACGGCGACCTTTCCGCGCGCTTCATGGCGGACGTCGCGGCGATCATGGAGGAGCCGGCTCTCCTGCTCGACTGA
- a CDS encoding phage holin family protein — MLRFLIRVVVNAIALWVASWILPGIKINSTAVTDLAANHGAGQHSDVVGIVLAYLFIGLIFGLVNALVRPIIEVLSLPVTCLTLGLFALIINAAMLALTAWLSSYTPVHLTINSFFWTAIFGAIIISIVSAIMGWILGANRKR, encoded by the coding sequence ATGCTGCGATTCCTGATCCGCGTCGTCGTGAACGCCATCGCATTGTGGGTGGCCAGTTGGATTCTGCCGGGGATCAAGATCAACTCCACGGCCGTCACGGACCTCGCCGCCAATCACGGCGCGGGCCAGCACAGTGACGTGGTGGGCATTGTGCTCGCGTATCTGTTCATCGGCCTCATCTTCGGCCTCGTCAACGCGCTCGTCCGCCCGATCATCGAAGTCCTCTCCCTTCCCGTCACGTGCCTGACTCTCGGGCTCTTCGCGCTCATCATCAACGCCGCGATGCTCGCTCTCACTGCCTGGCTGAGCAGCTACACGCCTGTTCATCTGACCATCAATTCCTTCTTCTGGACTGCGATCTTCGGAGCGATCATCATCTCGATCGTTTCCGCCATCATGGGGTGGATCCTCGGAGCCAATCGCAAGCGCTGA
- the purB gene encoding adenylosuccinate lyase, with protein MAETPARIPSGRLSLASSSEQIALGPLDGRYRPAVAPLVDYLSEAALNRDRVAVEVEWFIHLTRNSVLPGTRALSAEQEAGLRSIVTEFDADSVKELAEIEAVTVHDVKAVEYYIGRRLEALGLGNLTALVHFGCTSEDINNLSYALGIKGAVEEVWLPAARKLVEQIGAMARENRNVPMLSRTHGQPATPTTLGKELAVMAHRLGRQLDRVERTEFLGKINGATGDFAAHVASVPSADWQQVSRSFVEGLGLTWNPLTTQIESHDWQAELYADMARFNRILHNVCTDVWSYISIGYFAQIPVAGATGSSTMPHKVNPIRFENAEANLEISSALLDTLGSTLVTSRWQRDLTDSSSQRNIGVAFGHSLLAISNVVRGLGGLDVAENVLASDLDQNWEVLAEAIQMVMRAEAIAGVPGMDNPYERLKDLTRGHRVDAARMKEFVSGLGLSSDAEARLLALTPASYNGIASDLVDHLR; from the coding sequence ATGGCTGAGACCCCCGCGCGTATTCCTTCCGGCAGGCTGTCCCTCGCGAGCTCCTCTGAGCAGATCGCGCTCGGCCCCCTCGACGGTCGGTACCGTCCGGCGGTCGCCCCCCTCGTCGACTACCTCTCGGAAGCTGCCCTCAACCGTGACCGGGTCGCGGTCGAGGTCGAGTGGTTCATTCACCTCACGCGGAACTCCGTGCTTCCCGGCACACGAGCGCTCTCCGCGGAGCAGGAGGCAGGGCTCCGGTCTATCGTGACGGAGTTCGATGCCGACTCCGTCAAGGAGCTCGCCGAGATCGAGGCTGTCACTGTGCACGACGTCAAGGCCGTCGAGTACTACATCGGTCGCCGGCTCGAGGCGCTGGGGCTCGGCAATCTCACCGCCCTCGTCCACTTCGGCTGCACGTCCGAGGACATCAACAACCTCTCCTACGCGCTGGGCATCAAGGGCGCTGTCGAGGAAGTCTGGCTGCCTGCGGCACGCAAGCTCGTTGAGCAGATCGGGGCCATGGCACGCGAGAACCGGAACGTGCCGATGCTCTCCCGCACTCACGGGCAGCCTGCCACGCCGACCACCCTCGGCAAGGAACTCGCCGTCATGGCGCACCGCCTCGGTCGCCAGCTCGACCGTGTTGAGCGAACGGAATTCCTCGGGAAGATCAATGGCGCAACGGGCGATTTCGCGGCCCACGTCGCCTCGGTTCCGAGCGCCGACTGGCAGCAGGTCTCGCGATCGTTCGTCGAAGGCCTCGGCCTCACGTGGAACCCGCTGACTACCCAGATCGAGAGCCACGACTGGCAGGCCGAGCTGTACGCCGACATGGCGCGCTTCAACCGGATCCTGCACAACGTCTGCACCGACGTCTGGAGCTACATCTCGATCGGCTACTTCGCACAGATCCCGGTCGCGGGCGCCACCGGGTCCTCGACCATGCCGCACAAGGTCAACCCCATCCGCTTCGAGAATGCCGAGGCCAACCTCGAGATCTCCTCGGCCCTCCTCGACACCCTCGGTTCGACGCTCGTGACGAGCCGCTGGCAGCGCGACCTCACCGATTCCTCGAGCCAGCGGAACATCGGAGTCGCATTCGGCCACTCGCTGCTCGCGATCAGCAATGTCGTGCGCGGTCTCGGCGGGCTCGATGTAGCCGAGAATGTCCTCGCCTCCGACCTCGACCAGAACTGGGAAGTCCTCGCCGAGGCCATCCAGATGGTCATGAGGGCGGAAGCCATCGCGGGCGTCCCAGGGATGGACAACCCATACGAGCGGCTCAAGGACCTCACGCGGGGCCACCGCGTCGATGCCGCACGCATGAAGGAGTTCGTCTCGGGCCTCGGACTCTCGTCCGACGCCGAAGCCCGGCTCCTCGCCCTGACGCCCGCTTCGTACAACGGGATCGCCAGCGACCTCGTGGATCACCTCCGCTGA
- a CDS encoding class I SAM-dependent methyltransferase codes for MDSCCGPRVPGRDPRGYDAIFDARFSKAVARRYGRKGLGPVEQGMVDFLASAGIEGASVLEIGGGVGEIQLELLRRGAARATNLELSAGYEDDARRLAAAAGLEGRVQRRLGVDIAEAPDDVEPADVVVLHRVVCCYPDYARLLGTAADHARRALVFSYPTANPVSRLFIRSMNAMLNASGRSFRGYVHPPEAMVDVVRSRGLVPRYRKDRPVWHLVGATRD; via the coding sequence ATGGATTCTTGCTGCGGCCCCCGCGTCCCCGGTCGCGATCCCCGGGGGTACGACGCCATCTTCGACGCGCGGTTCTCGAAAGCCGTCGCGCGACGTTACGGGCGCAAGGGCCTCGGGCCCGTCGAGCAGGGCATGGTCGACTTCCTCGCGAGCGCGGGAATCGAGGGCGCGTCCGTGCTCGAGATCGGCGGCGGCGTCGGCGAGATCCAGCTCGAACTGCTCCGACGCGGGGCGGCCCGCGCAACGAACCTCGAGTTGTCGGCCGGATACGAGGACGACGCGCGGCGGCTCGCCGCGGCCGCGGGGCTGGAAGGACGTGTGCAGCGCCGCCTAGGCGTGGACATCGCCGAGGCGCCGGACGACGTCGAGCCCGCCGACGTCGTCGTCCTCCACCGCGTGGTGTGCTGCTATCCGGACTACGCTCGCCTGCTGGGGACGGCGGCGGACCACGCGCGCCGGGCGCTCGTGTTCAGCTACCCGACCGCCAATCCGGTGTCGCGGCTCTTCATCAGGAGCATGAACGCGATGCTCAACGCGTCGGGACGGTCCTTCCGCGGGTACGTCCACCCGCCGGAGGCGATGGTCGACGTCGTGCGGAGCCGGGGGCTCGTCCCACGGTACCGAAAGGACCGGCCCGTGTGGCACCTCGTGGGCGCCACACGGGACTGA
- a CDS encoding flavin monoamine oxidase family protein yields MAEQKPELQADVVVVGAGPAGLMAARTLTKGGERVVVLEARDRVGGRTWSDTVDGAWLEIGGQWISPDQTELLGLVEELGKETYQRYREGRSVFVAGDGARTVYEGADFPVSPGTLAEVERLTAILDGLAAELGPEEPWAHEKARELDTISFHHWLRIQSADEDACELIGMFIAGAMLTKPAHAFSALQAVLMAASAGSFSNLLDEDFILDRRVIGGMQSVSQAMAAELGDAVVLNAPVRTLAWGGDGVRAEADGVTVTARRAILAVPPTLYSRISYEPPLPRRQHQLHQHLSMGLVIKVHAVYERPFWRDENLSGTCFGVGQIVQEVYDNTNHGDERGTLVGFVSDEYADAMFALSAEERKAAILGSIAHYLGPEALNAEVYYESDWGSEEWTRGAYAASFDLGGLSRYGADQRTPVGPIHFACSDIASEGYQHVDGALRMGRRAAEEILAARV; encoded by the coding sequence ATGGCAGAGCAGAAGCCGGAGCTCCAGGCCGACGTCGTCGTCGTAGGAGCCGGACCAGCAGGCCTCATGGCCGCACGCACGCTGACGAAGGGAGGCGAGCGGGTTGTCGTGCTCGAGGCCCGGGACCGGGTCGGCGGCCGCACATGGAGCGACACGGTCGACGGCGCGTGGCTCGAGATCGGCGGCCAGTGGATCAGCCCGGACCAGACCGAGCTGCTGGGCCTCGTCGAGGAGCTCGGCAAGGAGACGTACCAGCGCTACCGCGAGGGCCGAAGCGTCTTCGTGGCGGGCGACGGCGCGCGCACCGTCTACGAGGGCGCGGACTTCCCCGTCTCGCCCGGGACCCTCGCCGAGGTCGAGCGCCTCACAGCCATCCTCGATGGGCTCGCCGCCGAGCTCGGGCCGGAGGAGCCGTGGGCCCACGAGAAGGCCCGCGAGCTCGACACCATCTCCTTCCACCACTGGCTCCGCATCCAGTCCGCCGACGAGGACGCGTGCGAGCTCATTGGCATGTTCATCGCCGGCGCCATGCTGACCAAGCCCGCCCACGCCTTCTCCGCGCTCCAGGCGGTCCTCATGGCCGCCTCCGCCGGGTCGTTCAGCAACCTCCTCGACGAGGACTTCATCCTCGACCGCCGCGTGATCGGCGGGATGCAGTCCGTGAGCCAGGCCATGGCCGCGGAGCTGGGGGACGCCGTCGTCCTCAACGCCCCGGTGCGTACCCTCGCGTGGGGCGGGGACGGCGTTCGCGCCGAGGCCGACGGCGTGACCGTCACCGCGCGCCGTGCGATCCTCGCGGTCCCCCCGACCCTCTACAGCCGCATCTCCTACGAGCCGCCGCTGCCGCGCCGCCAGCACCAGCTGCACCAGCACCTCTCGATGGGCCTCGTCATCAAGGTCCACGCCGTCTACGAGCGCCCGTTCTGGCGCGACGAGAACCTTTCGGGCACGTGCTTCGGCGTTGGTCAGATCGTGCAGGAGGTCTACGACAACACGAACCACGGCGACGAGCGCGGAACCCTCGTCGGCTTCGTCTCCGACGAGTACGCCGACGCGATGTTCGCCCTGAGCGCCGAGGAGCGCAAGGCCGCCATCCTCGGCTCGATCGCCCACTACCTCGGCCCGGAAGCGCTCAACGCCGAGGTCTACTACGAGTCGGACTGGGGCTCCGAGGAGTGGACCCGTGGGGCCTACGCTGCGAGCTTCGACCTCGGTGGCCTTTCGCGTTACGGCGCCGACCAGCGCACCCCGGTCGGGCCGATCCACTTCGCCTGCTCGGACATCGCCTCAGAGGGGTACCAGCACGTCGACGGCGCCCTCCGCATGGGCCGGCGCGCCGCCGAGGAGATCCTCGCCGCCCGCGTCTGA
- a CDS encoding FAD-binding dehydrogenase, whose translation MRNSLDSDVIVVGAGLAGLVAAVEAAEAGRRVTIVEQEPEQSLGGQAFWSLGGLFLVDSPEQRRMGVRDSRALAGQDWFGSAQFDRPEDYWPRLWAEAYLDFAAGEKRAWLHGLGVRFFPVVGWAERGDGRADGHGNSVPRFHLTWGTGPGVLEPFVRRVRSHVDAGRVRLLFRHRVDALLTEGGSVVGVRCAVLEPSSTPRGTASSRRVTGDAQLRARGVVVASGGIGGNHDLVRRMWPARLGTPPSSMIAGVPAHVDGRMLGIAESAGGRLINGDRMWHYVEGLRNWDPVWENHGIRILPGPSSVWLDATGRRLPPPLFPGFDTLGTLRHLRGTGYDYSWFVLTQKIIEKEFALSGSEQNPDLTGKDLRLLLGRVRGGAPGPIAAFMRHGADFVVATSLGQLVEGMNRVGEPGLISEKGLRAVLEARDREIENPFGKDAQVMFLRGHRRYRGDRLIRAAAPHRILDPSAGPLIAVRLNILTRKTLGGLETDLSGRCLSASGQPVPGLFAAGEAAGFGGGGMMGYNALEGTFLGGCLFSGRVAGRAAASV comes from the coding sequence GTGCGGAATTCCCTCGACAGTGACGTCATCGTTGTCGGCGCAGGCCTTGCCGGGCTCGTTGCTGCGGTCGAGGCCGCCGAGGCTGGCCGCCGGGTGACCATCGTCGAGCAGGAGCCCGAGCAGTCTCTGGGCGGGCAGGCCTTCTGGTCGCTCGGCGGACTGTTCCTGGTGGACTCTCCTGAGCAGCGGCGTATGGGCGTGAGGGATTCGCGGGCCCTTGCAGGGCAGGACTGGTTCGGGAGCGCCCAGTTCGACCGCCCCGAGGACTACTGGCCGCGCCTCTGGGCCGAGGCGTACCTCGATTTCGCGGCGGGGGAGAAGCGCGCGTGGCTGCATGGGCTTGGCGTCCGGTTCTTCCCGGTCGTCGGCTGGGCCGAGCGAGGCGACGGGCGCGCGGATGGGCACGGAAACTCGGTGCCTCGATTCCACCTCACGTGGGGTACCGGCCCGGGCGTTCTGGAACCCTTCGTGCGCCGGGTCCGTTCGCACGTCGATGCTGGTCGCGTCCGTCTGCTCTTCCGGCACCGGGTGGACGCCCTGCTCACCGAGGGAGGCTCCGTCGTCGGCGTGCGCTGCGCCGTGCTCGAGCCGTCGTCGACGCCGCGCGGGACGGCGAGTTCCCGGAGGGTTACCGGGGACGCGCAACTGCGGGCCCGTGGCGTCGTGGTCGCCTCGGGCGGGATCGGGGGGAATCACGACCTCGTGCGGAGGATGTGGCCCGCACGGCTCGGGACCCCGCCGTCGTCAATGATCGCGGGGGTGCCGGCTCATGTGGACGGGCGAATGCTCGGAATCGCCGAGTCGGCTGGCGGGCGGCTCATCAACGGGGACCGGATGTGGCACTACGTCGAGGGACTGCGGAACTGGGACCCGGTGTGGGAGAACCACGGAATCCGGATCCTCCCCGGTCCGTCCTCGGTGTGGCTCGACGCGACCGGGCGACGGCTCCCTCCACCTCTGTTCCCGGGCTTCGACACGCTCGGCACGCTCCGGCATCTGCGGGGCACCGGGTACGACTACTCCTGGTTCGTCCTGACACAGAAGATCATCGAGAAGGAGTTCGCGCTCTCCGGCTCAGAGCAGAACCCCGACCTCACAGGGAAGGACCTGCGGCTCCTGCTCGGGCGTGTGCGTGGTGGTGCTCCCGGGCCGATCGCCGCTTTCATGAGGCACGGCGCGGATTTCGTCGTGGCGACGTCGCTCGGCCAGCTTGTGGAGGGGATGAACCGCGTGGGCGAGCCGGGCCTCATCTCGGAGAAGGGGCTGCGCGCTGTGCTCGAGGCGCGGGACCGCGAGATCGAGAACCCTTTCGGGAAGGACGCGCAGGTGATGTTCCTGCGCGGGCACCGGCGGTACCGAGGCGACCGGCTCATCCGGGCTGCAGCCCCGCATCGGATCCTGGACCCCTCCGCCGGCCCTCTGATCGCGGTTCGGCTCAACATCCTCACGCGCAAGACTCTGGGCGGTCTCGAGACTGATCTCTCGGGACGCTGCCTCTCGGCCTCCGGCCAGCCGGTGCCGGGGTTGTTCGCCGCGGGGGAGGCCGCCGGATTCGGGGGCGGCGGGATGATGGGCTACAACGCCCTCGAGGGGACCTTCCTCGGCGGGTGCCTCTTCTCAGGCCGGGTGGCCGGGCGGGCGGCGGCTTCTGTTTGA
- a CDS encoding alpha-ketoacid dehydrogenase subunit beta codes for MPTMTLAKAINAGLRDALAADEMVMLMGEDIGSLGGVYRVTEGLKAEFGEDRVVDSPLAESGIVGTSIGLSLRGYRPVGEIQFDGFVFPGFNQITTQLAKLHARSRGQLTVPVTIRIPYGGGIGSVEHHSESPEALFAHTAGLRILTPSNPHDGYWMTRQAIECEDPVILFEPKRRYWLKGEVDLEDPGTSADPFRAHIVREGSDATVVAYGPLVPVALAAAEAAAEDGRSVEVVDLRSLSPIDFETVTASVRKTGRLVVAHEAPTFGGLGGEIAARVSERAFLSLEAPVIRVGGFHMPYPVSKVEGQYLPDIDRILEALDRAFAY; via the coding sequence ATGCCCACGATGACTCTTGCGAAGGCCATCAACGCTGGCCTCAGGGACGCCTTGGCCGCCGACGAGATGGTCATGCTCATGGGCGAGGACATTGGTTCGCTCGGTGGTGTCTACCGAGTGACCGAGGGACTCAAGGCCGAGTTCGGCGAGGATCGGGTCGTTGACAGCCCACTCGCCGAATCGGGGATCGTCGGGACGAGTATCGGTCTTTCCCTGCGCGGGTACCGTCCAGTCGGCGAGATCCAGTTCGACGGTTTCGTGTTCCCGGGCTTCAACCAGATCACGACCCAGCTAGCGAAGCTCCATGCCCGCAGCAGGGGCCAGCTCACCGTCCCGGTGACCATCCGCATCCCGTACGGCGGCGGCATCGGGTCGGTCGAGCACCATTCGGAGTCGCCCGAGGCACTTTTCGCCCACACTGCGGGACTCCGGATCCTCACGCCGTCCAATCCGCATGACGGCTACTGGATGACTCGCCAGGCGATCGAGTGCGAAGACCCCGTCATCCTCTTCGAGCCGAAGCGCCGTTACTGGCTCAAGGGCGAGGTGGACTTGGAGGATCCGGGCACGTCGGCGGACCCGTTCCGCGCACACATTGTGCGCGAGGGCAGCGACGCGACGGTCGTGGCCTACGGCCCGCTCGTTCCAGTGGCGCTTGCGGCGGCGGAGGCGGCAGCGGAAGACGGTCGCAGCGTCGAAGTCGTCGACCTCCGGTCGCTTTCACCCATCGATTTCGAGACCGTGACGGCATCCGTCCGCAAGACCGGTCGGCTCGTCGTGGCCCATGAGGCACCGACGTTCGGTGGCCTCGGCGGCGAGATTGCTGCTCGCGTGTCCGAACGAGCCTTCCTGTCGCTTGAGGCCCCCGTGATCCGGGTGGGCGGCTTCCACATGCCGTACCCGGTCTCAAAGGTCGAGGGCCAGTACCTTCCGGACATCGACCGCATCCTCGAGGCCCTCGACCGGGCGTTCGCGTACTAG